One genomic segment of Pseudomonas sp. p1(2021b) includes these proteins:
- a CDS encoding glycosyltransferase family 4 protein, producing the protein MNIPPLRITLVTETFPPEINGVANTLGRLSDGLRQRGHQVELVRPRQASDNASRDTDDLLLCRGWPLPGYPGLQWGEIAKRTLVRRWRRQRPDVLYIATEGPLGLSALRAARHLGIAVVSGFHTNFPQYSGQYGLGLLTRLLTHYLRWFHRRTAVTLVPSASQRLELERRGFERLGLMARGVDACLFNPARRSQALRQAWGLGPDDIAVIHVGRLAAEKNLGLLQPCLDALHKAYPQRRMRLVVVGDGPQRERLEQSLPDAVFCGAQRGEALAEHYASGDLFLFPSLTETFGNVVLEALASGLAVVAYDEAAAAQHIRHGHSGSLAMPGDQAGFIDAACWLLEEEETLRRVRLNARQHASRQGWPTIIEQFEGYLAGACRQVARQDGGAVKGALATKPGSTAPHS; encoded by the coding sequence ATGAACATACCGCCCCTGCGCATCACCCTGGTCACCGAAACCTTTCCACCCGAAATCAATGGCGTGGCCAATACCCTTGGCCGCCTCAGCGATGGCCTGCGCCAACGCGGGCATCAGGTGGAACTGGTACGCCCTCGCCAGGCCAGCGACAACGCCAGCCGCGACACCGACGACCTGTTGCTCTGCCGTGGTTGGCCGTTGCCTGGCTACCCAGGTTTGCAATGGGGTGAAATCGCCAAGCGCACCTTGGTACGACGCTGGCGTCGGCAACGCCCGGATGTGCTCTACATCGCTACCGAAGGCCCGTTGGGGCTGAGCGCCCTGCGTGCCGCGCGGCACCTGGGCATCGCCGTGGTCAGCGGCTTCCATACCAACTTTCCCCAGTACTCGGGGCAATATGGGCTGGGCCTGCTGACCCGCCTGCTCACCCATTACCTGCGATGGTTTCACCGGCGCACCGCGGTCACCCTGGTGCCCAGTGCCAGCCAGCGCCTGGAGCTCGAGCGCCGGGGCTTCGAACGCCTGGGGCTGATGGCACGGGGGGTCGATGCCTGCCTGTTCAACCCGGCCCGGCGTAGCCAAGCGTTACGCCAGGCATGGGGCCTGGGGCCGGACGATATCGCCGTGATCCATGTCGGCCGCCTGGCTGCGGAGAAAAACCTGGGGCTGTTGCAGCCCTGCCTGGACGCGTTGCACAAGGCTTATCCACAGCGGCGCATGCGCTTGGTGGTCGTGGGCGACGGGCCACAACGCGAGCGCCTCGAGCAGTCGCTGCCCGATGCCGTGTTCTGCGGTGCGCAGCGGGGCGAAGCGCTGGCAGAGCACTATGCCAGCGGCGACCTGTTTCTGTTCCCCAGCCTGACCGAGACGTTCGGCAACGTGGTACTCGAGGCGTTGGCCTCAGGCCTGGCCGTGGTCGCCTACGACGAAGCGGCCGCCGCCCAGCATATCCGTCATGGGCATAGCGGGAGCCTGGCCATGCCGGGTGACCAGGCGGGGTTCATCGACGCGGCGTGCTGGTTGCTGGAGGAAGAGGAAACCTTGCGCAGGGTGCGCCTGAATGCACGCCAGCATGCCAGTCGACAAGGCTGGCCCACGATCATCGAGCAGTTCGAGGGATATCTGGCCGGTGCGTGCCGTCAGGTTGCCCGCCAGGATGGCGGAGCAGTGAAGGGAGCGTTGGCGACCAAGCCTGGCTCGACAGCACCGCACAGTTAA
- a CDS encoding glutathione peroxidase, whose amino-acid sequence MSAFHDLTLKALNGEELPLAPFKGQVVLVVNVASKCGLTPQYKALENLYQVYKDKGFNVLGLPCNQFAGQEPGSEKDIQEFCSLNYGVSFPLGAKLEVNGPQRHALYRLLAGEGAEFPGDITWNFEKFLVGKDGRVLARFAPRTAPDDPAVVQAIEKALG is encoded by the coding sequence ATGAGTGCATTTCACGACCTGACGTTGAAGGCGCTGAACGGCGAGGAATTGCCCCTCGCACCGTTCAAGGGCCAGGTGGTGTTGGTGGTCAATGTCGCCTCCAAGTGTGGCCTGACGCCGCAATACAAAGCCCTGGAGAACCTGTACCAGGTCTATAAGGACAAAGGCTTCAATGTCCTGGGCCTGCCGTGCAACCAGTTCGCCGGGCAAGAGCCGGGCAGCGAAAAGGACATCCAGGAATTCTGCAGCCTCAACTACGGGGTGAGTTTCCCGTTGGGCGCCAAGCTCGAGGTCAACGGGCCGCAGCGTCATGCGCTGTATCGGCTGCTGGCGGGCGAGGGTGCCGAGTTCCCAGGGGATATCACCTGGAACTTCGAGAAGTTCCTGGTGGGCAAGGACGGGCGCGTGCTGGCCCGTTTCGCACCGCGTACCGCACCGGATGATCCGGCGGTCGTGCAGGCGATCGAGAAGGCCTTGGGCTGA
- a CDS encoding peptidylprolyl isomerase, which yields MLIAANKAVSIDYTLTNDAGEVIDSSAGGAPLVYLHGAANIIPGLEKALEGKQAGDELNVAIEPEEAYGEYLAELVSTLNRSLFEGVDQLEVGMQFHASAPDGQMQIVTIRDIDGDDITVDGNHPLAGQRLNFKVKVVNVRDASDEEIAHRHIHGEGGHHH from the coding sequence ATGCTGATCGCCGCCAACAAGGCTGTCTCCATCGACTATACCCTGACCAACGACGCCGGGGAGGTCATCGACAGTTCCGCCGGTGGTGCGCCGCTGGTGTACCTGCACGGTGCCGCCAACATCATCCCGGGCCTGGAAAAAGCCCTGGAAGGCAAGCAGGCCGGTGACGAGCTGAACGTCGCCATCGAACCTGAAGAAGCCTACGGCGAATACCTGGCCGAGCTGGTCAGCACCCTGAACCGCAGCCTGTTCGAAGGCGTCGACCAACTGGAAGTCGGCATGCAGTTCCACGCGTCGGCGCCGGACGGTCAGATGCAGATCGTCACCATCCGCGACATCGACGGCGACGACATCACCGTCGACGGCAACCACCCGCTGGCCGGCCAGCGCCTGAACTTCAAGGTCAAGGTAGTCAACGTGCGTGACGCCAGCGACGAAGAAATCGCTCACCGTCACATCCACGGTGAAGGTGGTCATCACCACTGA
- a CDS encoding DUF3565 domain-containing protein, with the protein MGQDLLQKNVERSSVTNASPDCERVSGNDKSVSRITGFHQDEEGHWVVELSCGHTQHLRHQPPWQARPWVLDPAERQRHIGQVFACGWCAQGVDSDTLGG; encoded by the coding sequence ATGGGGCAAGACCTTTTGCAAAAGAATGTAGAGCGATCAAGTGTAACCAACGCATCGCCCGATTGCGAACGCGTGTCGGGGAATGACAAATCCGTCAGTCGGATCACCGGCTTTCACCAGGACGAAGAGGGCCATTGGGTGGTCGAGCTGTCGTGCGGCCATACCCAGCATTTGCGCCACCAGCCTCCATGGCAGGCGAGGCCCTGGGTGCTGGACCCGGCCGAGCGCCAGCGCCACATCGGCCAGGTATTTGCCTGCGGCTGGTGCGCCCAGGGGGTCGATAGCGATACCCTTGGCGGCTGA
- the pta gene encoding phosphate acetyltransferase has translation MQTFFIAPTDFGVGLTSISLGLVRTLERGGLKVGFFKPIAQHHPGDTGPERSSELVARTHGIRPPTPLSLAQVERMLGDGQLDELLEEIIRLYQQACIGNDVVVVEGMVPTRHASYAARVNLHLAKSLDAEVILVSAPENEVLSELSGRVELQAQLFGGPRDPKVLGVVLNKVRTDESMAAFAARLREHSPLLRGDDFRLLGCIPYQPELNAPRTRDVAELLGAQVLNAGDYEQRRMNTIIICARTVANTVPLLKPGTLVVTPGDRDDIILAVSLAAINGVPLAGLLLTSDSKPDPRILELCRGALQAGLPILSVGTGSYDTANRLNSLNREIPVDDRERAEFITDFVASHLDAAWLHQRCGTPRELRLSPAVFRYQLIQRAQQANKRIVLPEGAEPLLVQAAAICQARGIARCVLLAKPEEVEAVARAQGITLPPDLEVLDPEAIRGRYVEPMVELRRSRNLNAPMAEQQLEDPVVVGTMMLALDEVDGLVSGLVHSTANTIRPALQLIKTAPGSSLVSSVFFMLFPEQVLVYGDCVMNPHPSAAELAEIARQSAESAQALGIAPRVAMLSYSSDSAASDEEVEKVREATRLAQEAEHDLLIDGPLQYDAAANPEIARQLAPASPVAGRATVFVFPDLNTGNTTHKAVQRSADCVSLGPMLQGLRKPVNDLPRGAQVDDIVHTIALTAIQASTVR, from the coding sequence ATGCAGACATTTTTCATCGCGCCGACCGACTTCGGTGTCGGCCTGACCTCCATCAGCCTGGGCCTGGTGCGCACCTTGGAGCGCGGCGGGCTGAAGGTCGGCTTCTTCAAGCCGATCGCCCAGCATCACCCCGGCGATACCGGCCCCGAGCGCTCCAGCGAACTGGTGGCGCGCACCCATGGCATCCGCCCGCCGACGCCCCTGAGCCTGGCCCAGGTCGAGCGCATGCTCGGCGATGGCCAGCTGGACGAGCTGCTCGAGGAGATCATCCGTCTTTACCAACAGGCCTGCATCGGCAACGACGTGGTGGTGGTCGAGGGCATGGTGCCGACCCGCCACGCCAGCTACGCCGCGCGGGTCAACCTGCACTTGGCCAAGAGCCTGGACGCCGAGGTGATCCTGGTGTCGGCGCCGGAAAACGAAGTGCTCAGCGAGCTCTCCGGGCGTGTCGAGCTGCAGGCTCAGCTGTTCGGCGGCCCACGCGACCCGAAGGTGCTCGGGGTCGTGCTCAACAAGGTGCGCACCGACGAAAGCATGGCCGCCTTCGCCGCCCGCCTGCGCGAGCATTCGCCGCTGCTGCGCGGCGACGACTTCCGCCTGCTGGGGTGCATCCCCTACCAGCCCGAGCTCAACGCCCCGCGTACCCGCGACGTGGCCGAGCTGCTCGGCGCCCAGGTGCTCAATGCCGGGGACTACGAACAACGGCGCATGAACACCATCATCATCTGCGCCCGTACCGTGGCCAATACCGTGCCACTGCTCAAGCCCGGCACCCTGGTGGTGACCCCGGGCGATCGCGACGACATCATCCTCGCCGTGAGCCTGGCAGCCATCAATGGCGTACCGTTGGCTGGCCTGCTGCTGACCAGCGACAGCAAGCCCGACCCGCGCATCCTGGAACTGTGCCGAGGCGCCCTGCAGGCCGGGCTGCCAATTCTTTCGGTGGGTACCGGCTCGTATGACACCGCCAACCGTCTCAATTCGCTCAACCGGGAAATCCCGGTGGATGACCGTGAACGCGCCGAGTTCATCACCGACTTCGTCGCCAGCCACCTCGACGCGGCCTGGCTGCACCAGCGCTGCGGCACGCCGCGCGAGCTGCGCCTGTCGCCAGCGGTATTCCGCTACCAGCTGATCCAGCGCGCCCAGCAGGCGAACAAGCGCATTGTCCTGCCCGAGGGCGCCGAGCCGCTGCTGGTACAAGCAGCGGCCATCTGCCAGGCCCGCGGCATCGCCCGTTGCGTGCTGCTGGCCAAGCCCGAGGAGGTCGAGGCGGTAGCCCGCGCCCAGGGCATCACCCTGCCGCCTGACCTGGAAGTCCTCGATCCAGAGGCGATTCGCGGGCGCTACGTCGAGCCCATGGTGGAGCTGCGCCGCAGCCGCAACCTCAACGCGCCGATGGCCGAACAGCAGCTGGAAGACCCGGTGGTGGTCGGCACCATGATGCTGGCCCTGGATGAAGTCGACGGTCTGGTCTCGGGCCTGGTGCATTCCACTGCCAACACCATTCGCCCGGCCTTGCAGTTGATCAAGACCGCGCCGGGCAGCAGCCTGGTGTCCTCGGTGTTCTTCATGCTGTTCCCCGAGCAAGTGCTGGTATATGGCGACTGCGTGATGAACCCGCACCCCAGCGCCGCGGAGCTGGCCGAGATCGCGCGGCAGAGCGCCGAGTCGGCCCAGGCCTTGGGTATCGCGCCACGGGTGGCGATGCTCAGCTATTCAAGCGACTCGGCGGCCAGCGACGAAGAAGTGGAGAAGGTGCGCGAAGCCACGCGTCTGGCGCAGGAAGCCGAACATGACCTGCTGATCGACGGCCCGTTGCAGTACGACGCGGCGGCCAACCCTGAGATCGCGCGCCAGTTGGCACCGGCAAGCCCGGTGGCGGGCCGTGCCACGGTGTTCGTATTCCCGGACCTCAACACTGGCAACACTACCCACAAGGCGGTGCAGCGCAGTGCCGATTGTGTCAGCCTGGGGCCGATGCTGCAGGGGTTGCGCAAGCCGGTGAACGACCTGCCACGGGGGGCACAGGTGGACGATATCGTGCATACCATCGCCTTGACTGCGATTCAGGCCAGTACCGTGCGCTGA
- a CDS encoding OmpA family protein yields the protein MFTMRRLIIVATAAALMTGCAGQNPYDSQGQAQGSTGMSKTAKYGGLGALAGAIAGAAIDHDNRGKGALIGAAAVGAAAAGYGYYADKQEAELRAKMANTGVEVQRQGDQIKLIMPGNITFATDSANISPSFYSPLNNLANSFKQFNQNTIEVVGFTDSTGSRQHNMDLSQRRAQAVSTYLTSQGVDPSRVSVRGMGPDQPIASNADANGRAQNRRVEVNLKPIPGQQYDQQGTVQQYP from the coding sequence ATGTTCACCATGCGTCGTCTGATTATCGTCGCTACTGCTGCTGCCCTGATGACTGGCTGTGCCGGCCAGAACCCCTATGACAGCCAGGGCCAGGCTCAAGGCTCCACCGGGATGAGCAAGACCGCCAAGTACGGCGGCCTGGGCGCGCTGGCCGGTGCCATCGCCGGTGCCGCCATCGACCATGACAACCGTGGCAAGGGTGCGCTGATCGGCGCCGCCGCGGTGGGCGCCGCTGCTGCAGGATACGGCTACTACGCCGACAAACAGGAAGCCGAGCTGCGTGCGAAGATGGCCAACACCGGTGTCGAGGTGCAGCGCCAGGGTGACCAGATCAAGCTGATCATGCCGGGCAACATCACCTTCGCCACCGATTCGGCGAACATCTCCCCAAGCTTCTATTCGCCGCTGAACAACCTGGCCAACTCGTTCAAGCAGTTCAACCAGAACACCATCGAGGTGGTGGGCTTCACCGACAGCACCGGCAGCCGTCAGCACAACATGGACCTGTCCCAGCGCCGTGCCCAGGCCGTCAGCACCTACCTGACCTCCCAGGGTGTCGACCCGTCGCGCGTTTCCGTCCGCGGCATGGGCCCGGACCAGCCGATCGCCAGCAACGCCGACGCCAATGGCCGTGCCCAGAACCGTCGCGTGGAAGTGAACCTTAAGCCGATTCCTGGCCAGCAGTATGACCAGCAGGGTACCGTGCAGCAGTATCCGTAA
- a CDS encoding MBL fold metallo-hydrolase, translating into MNPPDTTLIRETFPVGPLQCNCTLIGDPVSKKAIVVDPGGDPEKILARLQAHGLTLVSIIHTHAHFDHFLASGKLKELTGATLHLHKDDQPLWDNLEMQCQMFGVPYTPVPSPDRWLGDDEALACGCGVALHTPGHTPGSMSFWFADAKLLIAGDTLFRRGIGRTDLWGGDQRAIVRSIKSRLYCLDEEAVVVTGHGPDTRLGDEMRENPFVRA; encoded by the coding sequence ATGAATCCTCCAGACACCACCCTCATCCGCGAAACCTTCCCCGTAGGCCCATTGCAATGCAACTGCACCCTGATCGGCGACCCGGTCAGCAAGAAGGCCATCGTCGTCGACCCAGGCGGTGACCCGGAGAAGATCCTGGCGCGCCTTCAGGCCCATGGTCTGACGCTGGTGAGCATCATCCACACCCACGCCCATTTCGATCACTTCCTCGCCTCGGGCAAGCTCAAGGAACTGACCGGCGCGACCTTGCACCTGCACAAGGATGACCAGCCGTTGTGGGACAACCTCGAGATGCAATGCCAGATGTTCGGTGTGCCCTATACGCCGGTGCCGTCGCCGGACCGTTGGCTGGGCGATGACGAGGCGCTGGCGTGCGGTTGCGGTGTGGCCTTGCATACGCCTGGGCACACGCCTGGCTCGATGAGTTTCTGGTTCGCCGATGCCAAGCTGTTGATCGCCGGCGACACCCTGTTCCGCCGCGGCATCGGCCGTACCGATTTGTGGGGTGGCGACCAGCGGGCTATCGTTCGTTCCATCAAGTCGCGGCTGTATTGCCTGGATGAAGAGGCGGTGGTGGTAACTGGCCATGGCCCGGATACCCGCCTTGGCGACGAGATGCGCGAAAATCCTTTCGTGCGGGCCTGA
- a CDS encoding type II toxin-antitoxin system ChpB family toxin has protein sequence MRRGRFARGDIVRVCLDPTLGREQQGNSRPALVLTPAAYNASGLAVIVPIIQGGDFARHAGFAVTLSGVGTQTQGVILCNQLRAVDLEARNAKRIESAPGVVIEDALARVQTLFDH, from the coding sequence ATGAGGCGGGGCAGGTTCGCCAGAGGTGATATCGTTCGGGTGTGCCTTGACCCGACACTTGGACGGGAACAGCAAGGCAATTCCCGACCTGCGCTGGTCCTGACACCTGCCGCGTACAATGCTTCCGGCCTGGCTGTGATAGTGCCTATCATCCAAGGCGGTGATTTCGCGCGGCATGCAGGTTTTGCCGTGACGCTGAGTGGCGTCGGCACGCAAACACAAGGCGTCATCCTTTGTAACCAGCTACGTGCCGTCGACCTCGAAGCCAGGAACGCCAAGCGTATCGAGTCGGCGCCCGGGGTGGTCATCGAAGACGCCTTGGCACGTGTCCAGACACTTTTCGACCACTAG
- a CDS encoding AbrB/MazE/SpoVT family DNA-binding domain-containing protein, protein MYLPLEILMEVKIQQWGNSAAIRLPAAVLKQMQLGVGSILSLDTAGESMVLKPVRAKPKYTLEELIAQCDLDAPEPTELEGWNAMRPAGREV, encoded by the coding sequence ATGTATCTACCTTTGGAGATACTTATGGAAGTCAAGATTCAGCAATGGGGCAACAGTGCCGCGATTCGGTTGCCAGCAGCGGTCCTCAAACAGATGCAGCTGGGCGTCGGTTCCATATTGAGCCTCGATACAGCAGGTGAGTCGATGGTACTCAAGCCAGTGAGGGCCAAGCCCAAGTACACGCTTGAGGAGCTTATCGCCCAATGCGATCTCGATGCCCCCGAGCCAACGGAACTGGAGGGCTGGAACGCGATGCGCCCGGCAGGTCGTGAAGTATGA
- a CDS encoding sensor histidine kinase, which produces MNRDEKGLDFSTVIASTVHDMKNSLSALIQAHDQWLARLPEVLHGGSEQGVIEHEFRHLNGMLVQLLGLYKLGINQLPICPDYHELDDFIEAQLAAHQEVLRHRDILATWRIDTDNPLGFFDRELVASVVANVLTNAIRHAGHALLISIEEQGEQLVISVNDDGPGYPERMLERQQDYLQGIDSRTGSTGLGLYFAARIAALHERNGVRGRIEIANGGALGGGLFRLYLP; this is translated from the coding sequence ATGAATCGAGACGAAAAGGGGCTGGACTTCTCCACGGTGATCGCCTCCACCGTGCACGACATGAAGAATTCGCTGTCGGCCTTGATCCAGGCCCACGACCAGTGGTTGGCGCGTTTGCCCGAGGTGCTGCACGGTGGCAGCGAACAAGGCGTGATAGAGCACGAGTTTCGTCATCTGAACGGCATGCTGGTGCAACTGCTGGGCCTGTACAAGCTGGGCATCAACCAGTTGCCGATCTGCCCCGACTATCATGAGCTGGACGATTTCATCGAGGCCCAGCTTGCGGCGCATCAGGAGGTGCTCAGGCATCGCGATATCCTCGCCACCTGGCGCATCGACACCGACAACCCGCTGGGTTTCTTCGACCGTGAACTGGTCGCCTCGGTGGTGGCCAATGTGCTCACCAATGCCATCCGCCATGCCGGCCATGCCTTGCTGATCAGTATCGAGGAGCAGGGCGAGCAACTGGTCATCAGCGTCAACGACGACGGCCCGGGTTATCCAGAGCGCATGCTCGAACGCCAGCAGGACTACCTCCAGGGCATCGATTCACGTACCGGCAGCACAGGCCTTGGCCTGTATTTCGCCGCGCGTATCGCGGCCCTGCATGAACGCAACGGTGTACGCGGGCGCATCGAGATTGCCAACGGCGGGGCACTGGGGGGTGGGTTGTTCCGGTTGTATCTGCCTTGA
- a CDS encoding tetratricopeptide repeat-containing response regulator, which translates to MLQYGQKSFLIVDDFTDFRTSTRSMLRELGARDVDTADSGEQALRMCAQKRYDFVLQDFHLGDGKKNGQQVLEDLLLDKLISHECVFIMVTAESSQAIVLSALEHEPDAYLTKPFNRVGLAQRLEKLAQRKTLLKPILQALDRGRPAEVLAACAELCKQDPRFAPLCLRYRADALRDLNRVEELEKFLKAILASRPQPWVYAALGNLLHKRGQHGEAQGVFEQALKAFPIMPSLYDGLAEVLVAQGETKRAQHMLEEAVRLSPLAVRRQAALGKLALDNEDFESASKAYRHAVNQGQSSRYKDPESNLGLVQALMNKNVGNGLDARTRVEINSVLSDVAKEHVEDQGLQVRARLMKAASLQQAGDPETAGKLTEQALQRLEKMDQFFSVEAALSVARQLQALGQQAAGTSILKGCVETYGDDPKVMQSVAQITDDPTVLGAVTEAVDLNRQGVRSYQAGQLSEALDLFRRALALQPKNISIALNTAQALLRVGGESPTPAIMQECRNCLQSVAGIPASDSRYDRYRKLHIRIFGA; encoded by the coding sequence ATGCTGCAGTACGGGCAAAAAAGCTTTCTGATCGTCGATGACTTCACCGACTTTCGTACCTCGACCCGCTCCATGCTCCGGGAGCTGGGCGCACGCGATGTGGACACCGCAGACAGCGGTGAACAGGCCCTGCGCATGTGCGCGCAGAAGCGCTACGACTTCGTGCTCCAGGACTTTCACCTCGGCGACGGCAAGAAAAACGGCCAGCAGGTGCTCGAAGACCTGTTGCTGGACAAGCTGATCAGCCATGAATGCGTGTTCATCATGGTCACTGCCGAGAGCAGCCAGGCGATCGTGCTCAGTGCCCTCGAGCATGAGCCGGACGCCTACCTGACCAAGCCGTTCAACCGTGTGGGCCTGGCCCAGCGCCTGGAAAAGCTGGCGCAGCGCAAGACGTTGCTCAAGCCCATCCTCCAAGCCCTGGATCGCGGTCGCCCGGCCGAGGTGCTGGCGGCCTGCGCCGAGCTGTGCAAGCAGGACCCACGCTTCGCACCGCTGTGCCTGCGCTATCGGGCCGATGCCCTGCGCGACCTCAACCGCGTCGAGGAACTGGAGAAGTTCCTCAAGGCCATCCTGGCCAGCCGCCCGCAACCTTGGGTCTATGCCGCCCTGGGCAACCTGTTGCACAAGCGCGGCCAGCACGGCGAAGCCCAGGGTGTCTTCGAGCAAGCGCTCAAGGCCTTCCCGATCATGCCCAGCCTGTACGACGGCCTGGCCGAGGTATTGGTGGCCCAGGGCGAGACCAAGCGCGCCCAGCACATGCTCGAGGAGGCGGTGCGCCTGTCGCCCCTGGCCGTGCGTCGGCAGGCGGCATTGGGCAAGCTGGCCCTGGACAACGAAGATTTCGAAAGCGCCTCCAAGGCCTATCGGCATGCGGTCAACCAAGGGCAGAGTTCGCGCTACAAGGACCCGGAGAGCAACCTGGGCCTGGTCCAGGCGCTGATGAACAAGAACGTTGGCAACGGCCTGGACGCGCGCACCCGCGTCGAGATCAACAGCGTGCTCAGCGATGTCGCCAAGGAGCATGTCGAGGACCAGGGACTGCAAGTTCGCGCCCGTCTGATGAAAGCCGCCAGCCTGCAGCAAGCCGGCGACCCCGAAACCGCCGGCAAGCTCACCGAGCAGGCCCTGCAGCGGCTGGAGAAAATGGACCAGTTCTTCTCGGTCGAGGCCGCCTTGAGTGTGGCCAGGCAGTTGCAGGCGCTCGGCCAGCAAGCCGCGGGTACCAGCATCCTGAAAGGCTGTGTGGAAACCTATGGCGACGATCCGAAGGTCATGCAGAGCGTCGCCCAGATCACGGACGATCCGACAGTGCTCGGGGCGGTCACCGAGGCGGTCGACCTCAACCGCCAGGGAGTACGTAGCTACCAGGCCGGCCAGCTCAGCGAGGCCCTGGACCTGTTCCGCCGGGCGTTGGCATTACAGCCGAAGAACATCAGCATCGCCCTCAACACCGCTCAGGCGCTGCTGCGTGTGGGCGGCGAGAGCCCGACGCCGGCGATCATGCAGGAATGCCGCAACTGCCTGCAAAGCGTTGCCGGCATTCCGGCCAGCGACAGCCGCTACGACCGCTACCGCAAACTGCACATCCGGATCTTCGGCGCATGA